In Candidatus Epulonipiscium viviparus, one DNA window encodes the following:
- a CDS encoding penicillin-binding transpeptidase domain-containing protein codes for MDKTPVKIKKRMLILLSIFVGLFIFMITRLYHVQVVEGATLQERAFDQHTRDRNITPTRGDILDVNGNLLATSASVFTIGVVRAQVEDPEYVASVLAEKLGKDYEEVYKKVTKHVAFERIATKVDKELADSIRLLNLPGVKVDGDSQRYYPYENLAAHALGFVGKDNQGIVGLEVKYDEYLKGAPGKILMQTNGKGEREVSEAEIRIDPINGHDLVTTIDVTLQQYAQQAIDSVVAEKQAKGGTIVLMNPNDGAIYAMANSPSFNLNDPFTVQDPEVAAMWSTLDAGQKQTELNEMWRNFAINDTYEPGSTFKIVTSAIGLSEGVVTPTTPFVCNGYHMVEGVKIKCWRSSNPHGYQTFTQGVQNSCNPVFMMVGDAIGALDFYQYMADMGLMRKTGIDLPGEARGVMHKEEKIGPVELATISFGQSFQITPIQLLSAASATINGGKQIIPHFGKYLLNEAGQIIREFDYTTNNQIVSPEVSEQMKTILESVVADGTGNKSYIPGYKIGGKTATSQKLPRGSGKYIASFLAFAPADDPKVIAIVLIDEPKGVYYGGTIAGPVMKEVLANALPYLGIEPKYTKKELTLLETQTYTVPKFVELKIQEAKSKAYRDSVTLEIIGEGDTVIDQFPAEGEIINKTSKIILYT; via the coding sequence ATGGATAAAACACCTGTTAAGATTAAAAAGAGAATGTTGATATTGCTCTCAATTTTTGTGGGTCTATTTATATTTATGATTACTAGGTTATATCATGTGCAAGTGGTCGAAGGCGCAACTTTGCAAGAGCGTGCGTTTGATCAGCATACGCGTGACAGAAATATTACTCCAACTAGGGGCGATATATTGGATGTAAACGGAAATTTATTGGCAACAAGCGCGTCGGTATTTACGATTGGTGTTGTAAGGGCTCAGGTGGAAGATCCCGAGTATGTGGCATCGGTGCTGGCTGAGAAACTCGGTAAGGATTATGAAGAAGTCTATAAGAAGGTTACAAAGCATGTTGCCTTTGAACGAATAGCAACTAAGGTAGATAAGGAGCTTGCAGATTCGATTAGATTGCTAAACCTACCGGGAGTAAAGGTGGATGGAGATTCGCAAAGATACTATCCATACGAAAATTTGGCAGCGCACGCACTCGGATTTGTAGGAAAAGATAATCAAGGAATTGTGGGGCTGGAGGTTAAGTATGATGAATATTTGAAAGGCGCTCCGGGAAAAATTTTAATGCAGACTAATGGCAAGGGTGAACGCGAAGTAAGCGAGGCAGAAATTAGAATAGATCCTATCAACGGTCATGATTTGGTAACCACAATTGATGTTACGCTTCAGCAATATGCGCAACAAGCGATTGATAGCGTTGTGGCAGAAAAGCAAGCAAAGGGTGGAACTATTGTATTGATGAATCCAAACGATGGAGCGATATATGCAATGGCAAATAGTCCAAGTTTTAATTTAAACGACCCATTTACAGTGCAAGATCCAGAGGTCGCGGCAATGTGGTCTACTTTAGACGCGGGTCAAAAACAAACTGAATTGAATGAAATGTGGCGCAACTTTGCGATAAATGATACATATGAGCCAGGCTCAACATTTAAAATAGTGACTTCTGCAATTGGACTTTCAGAAGGCGTTGTAACCCCAACTACTCCGTTTGTATGTAATGGATATCATATGGTTGAGGGAGTTAAGATTAAATGTTGGAGAAGTTCAAATCCGCATGGATATCAAACGTTTACTCAGGGTGTACAAAACTCTTGTAATCCGGTATTTATGATGGTAGGAGATGCCATTGGAGCCTTAGATTTTTACCAGTATATGGCAGATATGGGCTTAATGAGAAAAACAGGCATTGATCTTCCTGGAGAAGCGCGAGGGGTTATGCATAAAGAAGAAAAAATTGGACCTGTGGAGTTAGCAACGATTTCGTTTGGACAATCATTTCAAATTACTCCGATTCAATTGTTAAGCGCGGCATCGGCAACTATAAATGGTGGAAAGCAAATTATTCCTCACTTTGGAAAATACCTTTTAAATGAAGCAGGACAAATTATCAGAGAATTTGATTATACAACTAATAATCAGATTGTGAGCCCAGAAGTAAGCGAACAGATGAAAACTATTTTGGAGAGCGTTGTTGCAGATGGAACCGGTAACAAGAGCTATATTCCGGGATACAAAATTGGCGGAAAAACTGCAACATCGCAAAAACTGCCTCGCGGTTCCGGAAAATATATAGCATCGTTTTTGGCTTTTGCACCTGCGGACGACCCCAAAGTGATTGCGATTGTTCTAATTGATGAGCCTAAAGGAGTATACTATGGAGGAACGATTGCGGGGCCAGTTATGAAAGAAGTATTAGCAAACGCTTTGCCGTATTTGGGAATAGAGCCAAAATACACTAAAAAAGAGCTGACATTATTAGAAACTCAGACTTATACCGTGCCAAAGTTTGTGGAGCTGAAAATTCAGGAAGCAAAATCTAAGGCATATAGAGATAGCGTAACTCTAGAAATTATTGGCGAGGGAGATACGGTTATAGATCAGTTTCCCGCAGAGGGCGAAATCATCAACAAGACTAGCAAAATTATTTTATATACCTAA
- a CDS encoding UDP-N-acetylmuramoyl-L-alanyl-D-glutamate--2,6-diaminopimelate ligase encodes MELKKILENVEYELQQGDINRDISEIIYDSRIKTRCGLFIAIKGYMSDGHKYVSNAIENGARVIVVSDAVFVAANIAVVRVKDTRAVMAAIAGNFYGHPSKELALVGVTGTNGKTSTTFLLAEILEAYRKKIGVIGTIENRIGKQVMETARTTPESIDLQKLFRKMNTEDVDVAIMEVSSHALVLNRVDGCDFDIGVFTNLTQDHLDFHETMDNYAAAKAKLFSMCKISIINVDSPYSKVMLDSCKAETITYGIKNPATFFAKDIVIHAHETQYVLEYNGKDLQIVVPIPGEFTVYNTMCAIICAYKLGVPLDFIAKALKNVKGVPGRVQSFQSTKGYSVLVDYAHTPDGLENVLTAIKQFAKGDIVTVFGCGGDRDNKKRPIMGEIASKYSTKVYITSDNPRSEEPDEIIRQIEVGAKKHITPYEIESDRKTAIIKALSFAKKDDVILIAGKGHETYQHLKDGIIHFDDSEVVLEFLAKG; translated from the coding sequence ATGGAGCTTAAAAAAATACTAGAAAACGTGGAGTATGAATTGCAACAGGGAGATATTAATAGAGATATTAGTGAGATAATTTACGATTCTAGAATAAAAACGAGATGCGGATTATTTATTGCGATAAAAGGGTATATGAGTGATGGGCATAAGTATGTGTCAAATGCTATTGAGAACGGTGCGCGAGTGATCGTAGTATCTGACGCAGTTTTTGTTGCAGCCAATATTGCTGTTGTTAGAGTAAAAGATACGAGAGCCGTAATGGCAGCTATTGCAGGAAACTTCTATGGGCATCCATCCAAAGAGCTTGCCTTGGTGGGCGTTACCGGAACTAACGGAAAGACCAGCACTACATTTTTACTTGCAGAAATATTGGAAGCGTATCGTAAAAAAATTGGGGTAATCGGAACCATTGAAAATAGAATTGGTAAGCAGGTTATGGAAACCGCAAGAACCACGCCCGAATCAATTGATTTGCAAAAATTATTTCGCAAGATGAACACAGAAGATGTAGATGTCGCGATAATGGAGGTCTCTTCACATGCATTAGTTTTGAATAGAGTGGATGGTTGCGATTTTGATATCGGAGTATTTACAAATTTAACGCAAGATCACTTAGATTTTCATGAAACAATGGATAATTATGCGGCGGCAAAGGCAAAGCTTTTTTCGATGTGTAAAATTAGTATTATCAACGTTGACAGCCCGTATAGCAAAGTGATGCTAGATTCATGTAAAGCAGAGACGATCACATATGGAATTAAGAATCCTGCAACATTTTTTGCAAAAGATATAGTGATACATGCACATGAAACGCAATATGTGCTAGAATATAATGGTAAAGATTTACAAATCGTGGTACCAATACCAGGAGAGTTTACAGTATATAATACTATGTGCGCGATAATTTGTGCTTATAAACTGGGAGTGCCATTAGATTTTATAGCAAAAGCATTAAAAAATGTAAAAGGAGTACCGGGTCGAGTTCAAAGTTTTCAATCAACTAAGGGGTATAGTGTTTTGGTTGACTATGCTCATACACCAGATGGTTTAGAAAATGTATTGACTGCGATAAAGCAGTTTGCTAAAGGAGATATAGTAACAGTGTTTGGGTGCGGTGGAGACAGAGACAATAAGAAACGTCCGATAATGGGGGAAATTGCATCTAAATATTCTACCAAAGTTTATATTACATCCGATAATCCGAGAAGTGAAGAACCAGATGAGATTATTAGGCAAATAGAAGTGGGAGCAAAAAAGCATATTACACCATATGAAATTGAATCAGACAGAAAAACTGCAATAATTAAAGCTTTATCATTTGCTAAAAAAGACGATGTTATTTTGATTGCAGGGAAGGGACACGAGACCTATCAGCATTTAAAAGATGGAATTATTCACTTTGATGATAGTGAAGTGGTTTTAGAATTTTTAGCAAAGGGGTGA
- a CDS encoding UDP-N-acetylmuramoyl-tripeptide--D-alanyl-D-alanine ligase gives MQISIQELVQETGGICLNSEDSGNTVIEEIFTDSRQKVNKGLFVPLIGEKFNGHDYIDDVKAMGAIATLTSKENDSVHQDLITIAVEDTQKALLDVARYYSSKVDRPIIAITGSVGKTTTKEMVAAVLETTLKVHKTVGNYNNEIGVPKTMFALSEDDQVSVIEMGMNHFGELSRLTSVVKPDFAVITNIGTAHIEHLESREGILKAKLEILEGLKPEGTVIINGDEPLLMGKKQDNWITFGFDPRLDYCVSNVVTYGAFTEAVVYTPNSVFKIKIPSPGVHMALNALIAIIIAEKLEIPRDKIIKGIANYKSEKMRMNITNVGNFTVIDDTYNANYDSMVAAMKVLGNYLTKNRKIAILGDIFELGKYSESIHRNLGEYIASSRINCVFTIGDAAAYITDAIINSPNNKNVTSKHFKNKELFIKEWSQYINAGDIVLVKASRGMHLEEVVKAMRKDK, from the coding sequence ATGCAAATATCCATACAAGAACTAGTTCAGGAAACAGGAGGTATTTGTTTAAATAGTGAAGATTCTGGCAATACAGTAATTGAAGAAATCTTTACAGATTCGCGTCAAAAGGTAAATAAGGGGTTGTTTGTGCCGCTAATTGGAGAAAAATTTAATGGGCACGATTATATAGATGATGTGAAAGCGATGGGAGCAATAGCGACTTTAACTTCCAAAGAGAATGATTCGGTGCATCAAGATTTAATTACGATTGCAGTAGAAGATACCCAAAAGGCGTTGTTAGATGTCGCGCGTTATTACAGTTCAAAGGTAGATCGTCCTATTATTGCAATTACGGGAAGCGTGGGAAAGACTACGACAAAGGAAATGGTGGCAGCAGTTTTGGAAACGACGCTTAAAGTGCATAAAACTGTTGGCAATTATAATAATGAAATTGGCGTTCCAAAAACTATGTTTGCTTTATCTGAAGATGACCAAGTCAGTGTGATAGAGATGGGAATGAATCATTTTGGAGAGTTGAGCAGGTTGACTAGCGTTGTTAAGCCAGACTTTGCGGTAATTACGAATATCGGAACGGCGCATATAGAACATCTAGAGTCGAGAGAAGGAATTTTAAAGGCCAAGCTGGAGATATTAGAAGGGTTAAAACCAGAAGGAACCGTAATTATAAATGGTGACGAACCTTTGCTAATGGGAAAGAAGCAAGATAATTGGATAACATTTGGGTTTGATCCAAGGCTGGATTACTGCGTCTCTAACGTTGTAACATATGGCGCATTTACAGAAGCTGTCGTATATACTCCAAACTCTGTGTTTAAAATTAAAATTCCATCTCCGGGAGTGCATATGGCATTAAACGCTTTGATTGCGATCATTATTGCGGAGAAACTTGAAATTCCTAGGGATAAAATTATTAAAGGAATTGCAAATTATAAATCTGAAAAAATGAGAATGAATATTACTAATGTAGGTAATTTCACAGTGATTGATGATACCTATAACGCAAATTATGATTCTATGGTAGCAGCAATGAAGGTTTTGGGAAATTATCTTACCAAAAATAGGAAAATAGCAATTTTGGGAGATATCTTTGAGTTAGGAAAATATAGCGAATCAATTCATCGAAATTTGGGAGAATATATAGCATCATCGAGGATAAACTGCGTATTTACCATAGGCGACGCAGCTGCTTACATTACTGATGCGATTATAAATTCACCAAATAATAAAAATGTGACCAGTAAGCATTTTAAAAATAAGGAATTGTTTATAAAAGAATGGAGCCAGTATATTAACGCTGGTGACATAGTATTGGTTAAGGCATCGAGAGGGATGCATTTAGAAGAAGTCGTAAAAGCGATGAGAAAGGATAAATAG
- the mraY gene encoding phospho-N-acetylmuramoyl-pentapeptide-transferase, with translation MERDMIYAAVIAFLLNIIVSPIMIPILHRLKFGQNVRDDGPQTHLKKSGTPTMGGIIILTSVFITSLLFLRGNRELQSVLFITFGFGMIGFLDDYIKVVKKRSLGLTAAQKLLAQLFVTIGFAYLLRFYIGMDTAILIPFSNGLLLDIGYAYYPLLVFGVLGVVNAVNLTDGLDGLAASVTVLIATFFAVVAYAYGSGADVFAAAVAGSLLGFLLFNSHPAKVFMGDTGSLALGGFVAAISFILKMPLFILIVGLIYVIENLSVILQVGYFKMYHKRIFKMAPIHHHFELSGWEETKVVSVFAIITAVMCLIGLVAI, from the coding sequence ATGGAGAGAGATATGATATATGCAGCAGTTATAGCGTTTCTGCTAAATATAATAGTAAGCCCGATAATGATACCTATTTTGCATAGGCTAAAATTTGGGCAAAATGTACGTGATGATGGGCCGCAAACCCATCTAAAGAAATCTGGAACACCAACGATGGGTGGCATTATAATTTTGACTAGCGTTTTTATTACGAGCTTGTTATTTTTGCGTGGCAATAGAGAGTTACAGAGTGTGCTATTTATTACGTTTGGTTTTGGAATGATAGGATTTTTAGATGATTATATTAAGGTAGTTAAGAAGCGTTCTCTAGGATTGACTGCGGCACAAAAATTGTTAGCGCAGCTGTTTGTAACTATTGGCTTTGCGTATTTATTAAGATTTTATATAGGAATGGACACCGCTATATTGATTCCATTTAGCAATGGCTTGTTGTTAGATATTGGATATGCGTATTATCCGTTGCTAGTATTTGGCGTGTTGGGTGTGGTGAATGCTGTAAACTTGACAGATGGGCTTGATGGGTTAGCAGCTAGCGTTACGGTTTTGATTGCAACATTTTTTGCTGTAGTTGCGTATGCTTATGGAAGTGGCGCAGACGTGTTTGCAGCGGCGGTGGCAGGTAGTTTGCTAGGATTTTTGTTATTTAATTCGCATCCGGCAAAAGTTTTTATGGGAGATACAGGATCGTTGGCATTGGGAGGATTTGTTGCAGCGATTTCGTTTATACTCAAGATGCCGTTGTTTATTTTGATTGTAGGATTGATATATGTAATAGAAAACTTATCTGTAATATTACAGGTGGGATATTTTAAGATGTATCATAAGAGAATATTTAAAATGGCTCCGATTCACCATCATTTTGAATTATCGGGATGGGAGGAGACAAAAGTAGTGAGCGTTTTTGCTATAATCACAGCAGTGATGTGCCTGATAGGCCTTGTTGCGATTTAA
- the murD gene encoding UDP-N-acetylmuramoyl-L-alanine--D-glutamate ligase, whose amino-acid sequence MKILVIGCAKSGIGAAKLAANAGQNVAIYDDKRFEDFADETKQALIDLENKGVKLFLGKRDSYIDDIEKIIVSPGVPLDIPIIEHYRKENVNIVGEFEFAATFCKAPILGITGTNGKTTTTTLVGEIFKAYNPKTFVVGNIGCAFSEEVQDITADSVVIAELSSFQLETIETLSCQICSILNITPDHLNRHGTMENYMAAKYRIFENGGKNVKVILNKEDAELAKLIGKTGKTELLFSSKESVEKGVYLENGALVDNTLGDNFVICNIDELHILGVHNYENALAAILMARAYGVPREIIRSVLLDFRGVAHRIEYVTTVSDVKFYNDSKATNVGAAVPGLLAMQSKIRLIGGGLDKHIEFDEWVELFEGRVAKLYIIGETTNQIIETCKKHGFHNYEAFETFEEAIKAAYNEAKRGECVLLSPACASWDMFPSYEVRGEIFKQVALSLREGAKDER is encoded by the coding sequence ATGAAAATACTGGTAATTGGATGCGCAAAAAGTGGTATAGGAGCGGCAAAGCTGGCGGCTAATGCGGGGCAAAACGTTGCTATATATGATGATAAGCGATTCGAAGATTTTGCCGATGAAACTAAGCAAGCTCTGATAGATTTAGAGAATAAAGGGGTTAAATTATTTTTGGGGAAACGCGATAGTTATATTGATGATATAGAAAAAATTATTGTGAGCCCCGGGGTTCCTCTAGACATTCCGATCATAGAGCATTACCGCAAAGAAAATGTGAACATAGTGGGTGAATTCGAATTTGCAGCTACTTTTTGTAAGGCGCCAATACTTGGAATTACAGGAACTAATGGAAAAACGACAACAACAACACTGGTTGGTGAAATATTTAAGGCATATAATCCAAAAACTTTTGTGGTTGGAAACATAGGATGTGCATTTTCGGAAGAAGTTCAGGATATTACTGCCGATAGCGTTGTGATAGCAGAGCTGAGCAGCTTTCAATTAGAAACAATCGAAACTTTGAGTTGTCAAATTTGTTCGATATTAAATATTACACCAGATCATTTAAATAGACATGGTACGATGGAAAATTATATGGCAGCAAAATATAGAATTTTTGAAAATGGAGGTAAAAATGTAAAGGTTATTCTCAATAAAGAAGATGCGGAGCTTGCAAAACTTATTGGGAAGACCGGCAAAACTGAACTTTTATTTAGTTCGAAAGAATCTGTAGAAAAGGGGGTTTATCTAGAAAATGGAGCATTAGTGGACAATACGCTTGGAGACAACTTTGTTATTTGCAATATAGATGAACTTCATATTTTGGGAGTACATAACTACGAAAATGCGTTGGCGGCAATACTGATGGCAAGAGCATATGGTGTCCCTAGAGAAATTATTAGAAGCGTATTATTAGACTTTAGGGGTGTTGCGCATCGCATAGAGTATGTAACAACAGTATCAGACGTTAAATTTTACAACGACTCAAAAGCAACTAATGTGGGCGCGGCAGTTCCGGGGCTACTGGCAATGCAGTCAAAGATTAGATTGATCGGAGGAGGGCTTGATAAACACATAGAATTTGATGAGTGGGTCGAGTTGTTTGAGGGGCGTGTAGCTAAATTATATATTATTGGAGAAACTACAAATCAGATAATAGAAACTTGCAAAAAGCATGGTTTTCATAACTATGAAGCTTTTGAAACATTTGAGGAGGCAATAAAAGCGGCATATAACGAAGCCAAGAGAGGAGAATGCGTTTTGTTATCTCCGGCTTGTGCCAGCTGGGATATGTTTCCAAGTTATGAAGTGCGAGGTGAAATATTTAAGCAAGTGGCTTTATCTTTGAGAGAGGGTGCAAAGGATGAAAGATAA
- a CDS encoding FtsW/RodA/SpoVE family cell cycle protein, producing the protein MKDKRIDIVLVILILVIVSFGVLMVYSASNYHALVMYGDPFSLAKKQGMFAILGICAMLFIGSKVDYRIFSNMKVAGAIYIASNALVALLPLIGHESKGATRWIMIGPITVQPSEFAKIATILMVSAFIVNYRNKLEKWPLVIGGFAIIGVPAILVLFENMSSAIVIGAAGVFIMFVATKDVWYYVAGLFGAVGMGWLGLHLAATTDRAVETTGILGVVFPQYRLDRFRVWLDPWIDPKNVGYQPIQSLYAIGAGGLFGQGLGSSIQKQGFLPEPHNDIIFSVICEELGLVGASCVLLIYALLVVRGLMIAVDADDLFGSLVATGLVGLVAVQVLINVAVNTNTFPTTGMQLPMISYGGTALVVLLSSLGLLLSISKYSKIKKIGK; encoded by the coding sequence ATGAAAGATAAGAGAATAGACATTGTTTTGGTCATTCTTATTTTGGTAATCGTTTCGTTTGGAGTGCTGATGGTTTATAGTGCAAGTAACTATCATGCGCTGGTGATGTATGGTGATCCATTTAGCCTTGCTAAAAAGCAGGGCATGTTCGCCATACTGGGAATTTGTGCGATGTTATTTATAGGATCTAAAGTAGATTACAGAATTTTTTCGAACATGAAAGTTGCGGGGGCAATTTACATAGCATCGAATGCGTTGGTGGCATTGTTGCCGTTGATTGGACACGAAAGTAAAGGGGCAACCCGATGGATAATGATTGGGCCTATTACTGTTCAGCCTTCAGAATTTGCAAAGATCGCGACGATATTGATGGTATCAGCTTTTATAGTTAATTATAGAAACAAGCTCGAAAAGTGGCCACTTGTGATAGGGGGATTTGCAATTATCGGAGTTCCCGCAATATTGGTTTTGTTTGAAAATATGAGTTCTGCAATTGTAATAGGTGCCGCAGGGGTATTTATTATGTTTGTTGCAACCAAAGATGTGTGGTATTATGTTGCGGGACTTTTTGGAGCTGTGGGAATGGGTTGGCTAGGGCTACATCTTGCAGCAACTACAGATAGAGCAGTAGAAACTACAGGGATTTTGGGAGTAGTTTTTCCTCAATATCGTTTGGACAGGTTTAGAGTTTGGCTGGATCCGTGGATCGATCCGAAAAATGTTGGGTATCAGCCTATTCAATCACTCTACGCAATAGGAGCAGGGGGACTATTTGGACAAGGCCTAGGTAGTAGTATACAAAAACAAGGATTTTTGCCAGAGCCACACAACGACATTATCTTTTCTGTAATTTGTGAAGAGCTGGGTCTTGTGGGAGCGAGTTGTGTGCTTCTTATTTACGCATTGCTCGTGGTGCGAGGATTGATGATTGCAGTTGATGCGGATGACCTATTTGGATCATTGGTTGCGACGGGGTTGGTCGGTCTTGTGGCAGTTCAAGTTTTAATTAATGTGGCAGTAAATACAAATACGTTCCCAACCACAGGAATGCAATTACCAATGATAAGTTATGGAGGAACAGCCTTGGTGGTGTTGCTATCATCATTGGGGCTATTGCTAAGCATTTCAAAATACTCAAAAATTAAGAAGATTGGAAAATAG
- a CDS encoding FtsW/RodA/SpoVE family cell cycle protein produces MKDKNIDIVLVVLILVIVSFGVLMVYSASNYHAILMYNDPFNIAKKQAVFAVMGVCVMLFIGFNVDYRIFSNLRIATFIYVAANALVALLPWIGDERKGAVRWIVLGPITIQPSEIVKIATLIMISAFIVHFRNKLSNFWVAVGGFAIVGIPTVLVLFENLSSAIVIGAVGVLVMFVATKEIWYYAIGAAGAGGFVWLALYLAATTESDVPTTGIIGIIFPQYRLNRFRVWLDPWIDPLRNGYQSIQSLYAIGAGGLFGRGLGMSIQKQGFLPEPHNDIIFSVICEELGFVGAACVLIIYSLLIMRGLMIAINAYDLFGSLLAVGLVGLIAVQVIINVAVNTNTFPTTGMQLPLISYGGTALVVLLAALGILLNISKYSKIEK; encoded by the coding sequence ATGAAAGATAAAAACATAGACATCGTGTTGGTTGTATTAATTTTGGTAATCGTATCTTTTGGAGTATTGATGGTATATAGTGCAAGCAACTATCACGCGATACTCATGTATAATGACCCGTTTAATATAGCGAAGAAGCAAGCAGTGTTTGCCGTAATGGGAGTGTGTGTGATGCTGTTTATAGGATTTAATGTAGATTATAGGATATTTTCTAATCTGAGAATAGCAACCTTTATTTATGTAGCGGCAAATGCGCTAGTGGCCTTGCTCCCATGGATAGGAGACGAAAGAAAAGGTGCGGTAAGATGGATTGTGTTAGGGCCTATAACAATTCAACCATCAGAAATTGTTAAGATAGCCACGCTAATAATGATCTCGGCCTTTATAGTGCATTTTAGGAATAAATTGAGCAATTTTTGGGTTGCTGTTGGAGGGTTTGCGATAGTGGGTATTCCGACAGTGTTGGTGTTGTTTGAAAATTTGAGTTCTGCCATTGTTATAGGCGCGGTTGGGGTTTTAGTGATGTTTGTGGCAACGAAAGAGATATGGTATTACGCTATTGGAGCCGCAGGTGCAGGAGGGTTTGTATGGCTTGCGCTCTATTTGGCCGCAACGACAGAGAGCGATGTACCAACAACCGGGATTATTGGAATAATTTTTCCGCAATATAGACTTAATAGATTTAGAGTGTGGCTGGATCCATGGATCGATCCGCTAAGGAATGGGTATCAATCCATTCAGTCGTTATATGCGATAGGAGCAGGAGGATTGTTTGGCCGAGGATTGGGAATGAGCATACAAAAGCAAGGATTTTTGCCAGAGCCACACAACGACATTATTTTTTCTGTAATTTGTGAAGAGTTGGGGTTTGTGGGTGCAGCATGCGTGTTGATAATATACTCATTGTTAATTATGCGAGGGTTGATGATTGCGATAAACGCGTATGATTTGTTTGGATCGTTGCTGGCAGTGGGGTTGGTAGGATTAATAGCAGTGCAAGTGATAATTAATGTGGCGGTAAATACAAATACGTTTCCGACAACGGGAATGCAGCTGCCATTAATTAGTTATGGAGGAACAGCATTGGTGGTGTTGCTTGCGGCGCTGGGGATTTTGCTGAATATTTCAAAGTATTCAAAAATAGAAAAATAG
- a CDS encoding cell division protein FtsQ/DivIB has product MSKQLKVILGVIFVLAVTFILPIWQAQIAQINVRSYGEVPYYTQRDLEIVLGISKNAHILNISNRKWEKYKKSLPFIESLKITKKFPNLLILDIVEKTPLGYIPFNGRYVLVDDQAIVLAESAKPNFDLPVIEGITINNFTIGEKINLYRDDALLTLDFISQTAIAYGLFSDIDSINLVDLENIILKIKKLKVELGNVDNLAKKMNWLSEIYRDYSVGVLDLRNIDSGEAILTIDERIK; this is encoded by the coding sequence ATGTCAAAACAGCTAAAGGTGATTTTGGGAGTAATTTTTGTATTGGCCGTCACGTTTATTTTGCCGATATGGCAAGCTCAGATTGCTCAAATAAATGTACGAAGTTATGGAGAAGTGCCATATTATACGCAACGAGATCTAGAAATAGTTTTGGGGATTTCAAAAAACGCTCATATATTGAATATTTCCAATCGAAAATGGGAAAAATATAAGAAAAGTTTACCTTTTATTGAAAGCTTAAAGATAACCAAAAAGTTTCCAAACTTATTAATTTTAGACATCGTTGAAAAGACTCCTCTAGGATATATTCCATTTAATGGCAGATATGTGTTAGTTGATGACCAAGCTATTGTGCTTGCAGAGTCTGCAAAACCAAATTTTGACTTGCCTGTAATAGAGGGCATAACAATTAATAATTTTACTATCGGTGAAAAAATAAATTTATACAGAGATGATGCGTTACTAACATTAGATTTTATATCACAAACGGCTATAGCATATGGGTTATTTTCGGATATTGATAGCATAAATTTAGTGGATTTGGAAAATATTATATTGAAGATAAAAAAATTAAAAGTTGAGTTAGGTAATGTAGATAATCTAGCTAAAAAAATGAATTGGCTGAGTGAAATCTACAGGGATTATAGTGTGGGAGTCTTGGATCTACGCAATATAGATTCGGGCGAGGCTATATTAACGATAGACGAAAGGATAAAGTGA